The following proteins are encoded in a genomic region of Arachis ipaensis cultivar K30076 chromosome B02, Araip1.1, whole genome shotgun sequence:
- the LOC107626814 gene encoding protein FAR1-RELATED SEQUENCE 5-like, with translation MRRGEEEEKGAWRCGLSPEVMVKGGGCGGAEVMVMEVMEVMVMVMVKKMKMIMVNGWLRLGGGFGSATYKVSREVGAAEAGQNIFLMSSCSRMIHKLDAENEENFNVSEDIENCDAMETPVDTEMKAEAEELEGESPDERHGEQNVSAEHVMLSRAQILEMKFTNPDEKADSTSWYVYRFVDEHNHDLLPAKFVSYLPAYRKISDVDVAHIESLRQVGISIPKIYESIAAQVGDEQQMCDLFWSDGCSQHDYKIFGDVLAFDATYGRNKYNLPVIVFFGVNHHNQTCVFGAAMVSSETQAAYVWVLGRFLECMGGKAPKAVITDGDRAMRLAIQEVFPEAHHRLCAWHLLKNATVNVCKPRFTTLLRNCMLADVEVEEFERQWEAMMDECRVWEVEWVKDLYAKKMSWAMAYICGCFYAGLRTTSRCESLHAKMGRFVERRYGILEFVTNFQRCVDFLRDNEEELDFRSLYGSPVLQTQFSELKKSGTLNYTKEIFLRFRDALERSVRITIVECNKLDNRTVYVTQKYRRPQFRWTVAHHFREDSFFCSCLRFESFGLPCVHILAVLVQLDIGCLLESIVMERWSKTCKVELEGSSPMNEEGDVNALYKVRVGAFLQHCKRLARVACMRENDFKSYLEKIVEETLSWK, from the exons ATGCggagaggggaagaagaagagaaaggggcgTGGCGGTGTGGGTTGTCGCCGGAGGTTATGGTGAAGGGAGGTGGCTGTGGCGGTGCTGAGGTGATGGTGATGGAGGTTATGGAGgttatggtgatggtgatggtgaaaaAGATGAAGATGATAATGGTGAATGGTTGGCTCAGATTGGGGGGAGGGTTTGGGAGTGCCAC ATACAAAGTCTCGAGGGAAGTTGGGGCAGCAGAGGCAgggcaaaatatttttttaatgtctTCTTGTAGCAGAATGATCCACAAGTTGGATGCAGAGAATGAAGAGAATTTTAACGTCTCCGAGGATATCGAAAATTGTGATGCAATG GAGACGCCGGTGGATACAGAGATGAAAGCAGAGGCAGAGGAGTTGGAGGGAGAATCACCGGATGAACGGCACGGTGAGCAAAATGTCAGTGCTGAACATGTAATGCTTAGTCGTGCACAGATATTAGAGATGAAGTTCACTAACCCGGATGAG AAAGCCGATAGCACCAGTTGGTATGTGTATCGTTTTGTTGATGAGCATAACCACGACCTTCTTCCAGCAAAGTTTGTGTCATACCTGCCAGCTTACAGGAAAATATCAGATGTTGATGTAGCCCACATCGAAAGTTTGAGGCAAGTTGGGATTTCAATTCCAAAAATTTATGAGTCTATTGCTGCCCAG GTTGGGGATGAGCAACAAATGTGTGATCTGTTTTGGAGTGATGGGTGTAGTCAACATGATTACAAAATATTTGGTGATGTTTTGGCATTTGATGCGACGTATGGGCGAAACAAGTACAATCTGCCGGTGATTGTATTTTTCGGGGTGAACCACCACAACCAAACATGTGTCTTCGGCGCAGCCATGGTGTCTTCTGAAACACAAGCGGCATATGTGTGGGTGTTGGGAAGGTTTTTGGAGTGCATGGGAGGGAAAGCACCTAAGGCAGTTATCACTGATGGGGATAGAGCAATGCGGCTGGCCATTCAAGAAGTGTTTCCAGAAGCTCATCACAGGCTTTGTGCATGGCACCTACTGAAAAATGCAACCGTGAATGTGTGTAAGCCTCGCTTCACAACTCTGCTTAGAAATTGCATGCTTGCCGATGTTGAGGTTGAGGAGTTTGAGAGACAATGGGAGGCAATGATGGATGAATGTAGGGTGTGGGAAGTAGAGTGGGTAAAAGATTTATATGCTAAGAAGATGTCATGGGCAATGGCGTACATATGCGGATGCTTTTATGCTGGGCTGAGGACAACATCTCGATGTGAGTCACTGCATGCGAAAATGGGGAGGTTTGTGGAGAGGCGATACGGAATCCTGGAGTTTGTGACGAACTTCCAACGGTGTGTTGATTTCCTAAGGGATAATGAGGAGGAGCTTGACTTTAGGTCGTTGTATGGGAGCCCCGTGCTCCAAACTCAGTTTTCAGAGCTAAAGAAGTCAGGTACACTGAACTACACGAAGGAAATATTTTTGCGTTTTAGAGATGCGTTGGAGAGAAGCGTGCGGATTACTATTGTAGAGTGCAACAAATTGGACAATCGGACAGTTTATGTGACACAGAAGTATCGTAGGCCACAATTCCGGTGGACTGTTGCCCACCATTTTCGAGAGGATTCCTTTTTTTGTAGTTGCCTAAGGTTTGAGTCGTTCGGACTACCTTGTGTGCACATACTTGCGGTGTTGGTGCAGTTGGACATAGGTTGTCTTCTGGAGAGCATAGTAATGGAACGCTGGTCAAAGACTTGCAAAGTTGAGCTGGAGGGGTCTTCCCCCATGAACGAAGAGGGGGATGTGAATGCATTATACAAGGTCCGAGTGGGTGCTTTCCTGCAGCATTGTAAGCGGTTGGCAAGAGTTGCGTGTATGCGAGAGAATGATTTCAAGAGTTATTTGGAGAAGATAGTTGAAGAAACGCTTTCTTGGAAATGA